One segment of Salvia splendens isolate huo1 chromosome 20, SspV2, whole genome shotgun sequence DNA contains the following:
- the LOC121781033 gene encoding protein BIG GRAIN 1-like B translates to MYAREKLCRNQSQKSRKNDKNPPSFSSTLLDEIYRSIDANADKSDGYREAARTSLVEKWMEKERAAAAAAAVRRKNQEAVTHENDVVFFSSTSSSSDSSGALSSSDTEFFASATRSKTRLSCFTTRPKPLRTGTRSESGRTGPVEDDLIKSKSRALKIYANLKKVKQPISPGGRLTSFINSLFSNAGGKKIESQDDKSCSSASASAYSRSCLSKYSGKTRDGERRRVRFEPVNEEIVDRYRNLGSGDSGRFGRPPLPPVELKVGKKAEFIAKRQNSKRVDVLYNDDEEDCLSDSSSDLFELDHLAFFGSNRYSEELPVYETTHFDTNCAIASRLSR, encoded by the coding sequence ATGTATGCTCGAGAAAAACTATGCAGAAATCAATCCCAAAAGTCCAGAAAAAACGACAAAAATCCGCCCTCTTTCTCCTCCACTCTCCTCGACGAAATCTACCGCTCAATCGACGCCAATGCCGACAAATCCGACGGTTACAGAGAAGCTGCGAGAACATCCCTCGTCGAGAAATGGATGGAGAAGGAgagagccgccgccgccgccgccgcagtgagaagaaaaaatcaagaagccgTCACGCAcgaaaacgacgtcgttttctTCAGCTCCACGTCGTCGTCTTCCGACAGCTCTGGCGCCCTCTCCTCCTCCGACACCGAGTTTTTCGCCTCGGCCACCAGGTCCAAGACGAGGCTCTCCTGCTTCACGACCCGCCCGAAACCGCTCCGGACCGGAACCCGGTCCGAATCGGGTCGAACCGGACCGGTCGAGgatgacttgatcaagtcgAAATCGAGGGCATTGAAGATTTATGCCAATTTGAAGAAAGTTAAGCAGCCGATTTCCCCCGGTGGGAGGCTCACTAGCTTTATTAATTCGCTCTTTAGCAATGCCGGTGGGAAGAAGATCGAATCCCAAGACGATAAGTCGTGCTCGTCGGCGTCGGCGTCGGCGTACTCGCGGTCGTGTTTGAGCAAGTACTCGGGGAAGACGAGGGACGGGGAGCGGAGAAGAGTGAGGTTTGAACCGGTCAACGAAGAAATCGTTGACCGGTACAGAAATTTGGGTAGTGGGGACTCGGGCCGGTTCGGGCGGCCTCCACTACCCCCGGTCGAGTTGAAGGTGGGTAAGAAGGCCGAGTTTATTGCAAAAAGACAAAATAGTAAAAGAGTTGATGTTTTGTATAACGACGATGAAGAGGACTGTCTTAGTGATTCGAGTTCAGACTTGTTTGAGCTCGACCACCTAGCGTTTTTCGGGAGTAATAGGTATAGCGAGGAGCTGCCTGTGTACGAGACTACTCATTTCGATACAAATTGCGCTATTGCTAGTCGTCTCTCTAGATGA